In a single window of the Papaver somniferum cultivar HN1 chromosome 8, ASM357369v1, whole genome shotgun sequence genome:
- the LOC113304690 gene encoding GDSL esterase/lipase At5g55050-like has translation MAYYNSLLYFCIIFFIFNFNTIVTEGIGHAPAVIVFGDSLVDVGNNNHLEFSILKSNYAYNGVDYPNRKATGRYSNGKNAADFFAENLGLATSPPYLSIKSASNKVKVLLDQGGINFASGGAGIFNETLNKLFKQSISLNEQIANFRTVHGELMQQLGTVQAQTYLAKSVFLIVIGSNDILDKFQLGDHQFINSLMVILKSKLKTIYNLGARKFAVVGLGLIGCCPKLRSDNPKGECNERANYWSVQYNKAVKSLLQELKEELTDIHYSLINTYDIMVDFLQQPAHYGFTEVKSACCGGGKFRAQVPCLPITAYCKNRRGHIFWDLYHPTEAAAKIIMNEFFLGTEKYVYPVNVKQLLEI, from the exons ATGGCTTATTACAACTCTCTTCTCTATTTCTGTATTATCTTCTTCATATTCAACTTCAATACGATTGTTACTGAAGGAATTGGGCATGCTCCAGCTGTTATTGTATTTGGAGACTCGCTTGTTGATGTGGGTAACAATAATCACTTAGAGTTTTCCATTCTTAAATCTAACTATGCTTATAATGGTGTCGATTATCCAAATCGGAAAGCAACTGGAAGGTATAGCAATGGAAAGAATGCTGCTGATTTCTTTG CTGAGAATTTAGGATTAGCGACATCGCCACCGTATCTCTCCATTAAATCAGCTTCGAACAAGGTCAAGGTGTTGCTCGATCAGGGTGGAATCAATTTTGCATCAGGCGGAGCCGGAATCTTCaatgaaacattaaacaaacttTTT AAACAATCCATCTCACTCAATGAACAGATAGCAAATTTTAGAACAGTGCATGGAGAGCTCATGCAACAATTAGGAACCGTTCAAGCACAAACATACTTGGCAAAATCTGTGTTTCTTATTGTAATTGGTAGCAACGACATTCTTGACAAATTCCAACTTGGTGATCATCAGTTCATAAACTCGTTGATGGTTATACTGAAAAGCAAGTTGAAG ACAATTTACAATCTTGGTGCACGCAAATTTGCCGTGGTTGGACTCGGTCTGATAGGTTGTTGTCCAAAACTAAGGAGCGATAACCCTAAGGGGGAGTGCAATGAGCGAGCAAATTACTGGTCTGTTCAGTACAACAAAGCTGTTAAATCACTCTTGCAAGAACTCAAAGAAGAGCTTACAGATATTCACTATTCCTTAATAAACACTTACGATATCATGGTTGATTTCTTACAACAACCAGCTCATTATG GGTTCACTGAGGTAAAATCCGCATGTTGTGGAGGGgggaaatttagagcacaagttcCATGCCTACCAATAACAGCGTACTGTAAGAATAGAAGAGGCCATATATTTTGGGATCTATACCATCCAACAGAAGCGGCTGCCAAAATAATTATGAATGAATTCTTTTTGGGTACAGAAAAGTACGTCTACCCTGTGAATGTGAAGCAATTACTGGAGATATAA
- the LOC113303764 gene encoding GDSL esterase/lipase At5g55050-like has translation MAYYNFFLSFCIIFFIFNFNTIITEGIGHVPAVIVFGDSLVDVGNNNHLELSILKSNFPHNGVDYPNRKATGRYSNGKNAADFLSENLGLPSSLPYLSIKSASNKVKVLLDQGGINFASGGAGIFNETTKLFKQSISLNEQIAYFKTVHGELMQQLGTVEGQTYLAKSVFLIAIGSNDILGKVQAVGNEPAGDQFINSLIVILKSKLKTIYNLGARKFAVVGLGLIGCCPKLRSDNPKGECNEQANHWSVEYNKAVKSLLQELKEELTDIHYSLINTHDIMADFLHQPALYGFTEIKSACCGAGNFRAKVPCLPVAVYCKNRRDHIFWDLYHPTEAAAKIIMNEFFMGSEKYVYPANLKQLLEV, from the exons ATGGCTTATTACAACTTTTTTCTCTCGTTCTGTATTATCTTCTTCATATTCAACTTCAACACGATTATTACTGAAGGAATTGGCCATGTTCCGGCTGTTATTGTATTTGGAGACTCGCTCGTTGATGTTGGTAACAATAATCACTTAGAGCTTTCCATTCTTAAATCTAATTTTCCTCATAATGGTGTCGATTATCCAAATCGGAAAGCAACTGGAAGGTATAGCAATGGAAAGAATGCTGCTGATTTCTTAT CTGAGAATTTAGGACTACCCTCTTCGCTGCCGTATCTCTCCATTAAATCAGCTTCGAACAAGGTCAAGGTGTTGCTCGATCAGGGTGGAATCAATTTTGCATCAGGCGGAGCCGGAATCTTCAATGAAACAACTAAATTATTT AAACAATCCATCTCACTCAACGAACAGATAGCATATTTTAAAACAGTGCACGGAGAGCTCATGCAACAATTAGGAACCGTTGAAGGACAAACATACTTGGCAAAATCTGTGTTTCTTATTGCAATTGGTAGCAACGACATTCTTGGCAAAGTTCAAGCTGTTGGAAATGAACCAGCTGGTGACCAGTTCATAAACTCTTTGATAGTTATATTGAAAAGCAAGTTGAAG ACAATTTACAATCTTGGTGCACGCAAATTTGCCGTGGTTGGACTCGGTTTGATAGGGTGTTGTCCAAAACTAAGGAGCGATAATCCTAAAGGGGAGTGCAATGAGCAAGCAAATCACTGGTCTGTTGAGTACAACAAAGCTGTTAAATCACTCTTGCAAGAACTCAAAGAAGAGCTTACAGACATTCACTATTCCTTGATAAACACTCACGATATCATGGCCGATTTCCTGCACCAACCCGCTCTTTATG GGTTCACCGAGATAAAATCTGCTTGTTGCGGAGCGGGGAATTTCAGAGCAAAAGTCCCATGCTTACCGGTTGCAGTGTACTGTAAGAATAGAAGAGACCATATATTTTGGGATCTATACCATCCAACTGAAGCCGCTGCTAAAATAATTATGAATGAATTCTTTATGGGTTCAGAAAAGTATGTGTACCCTGCGAACTTGAAGCAGTTATTGGAAGTATAA